The Mesorhizobium sp. AR02 genomic interval CGAGAGTGCCGCACAAAACATCCTGGTCGTCGATCTCGACGTGCATCAGGGTGACGGCACTGCGGACATTCTGAGCGATGAGCCGCGCGTGTTCACCTTTTCCATGCATGGCGAGCGCAACTACCCCGTGCGCAAGATCGCTTCCGATCTCGACATCGCACTGCCCGACGGCACGGGCGATGTCGCCTATCTGGAAAGGCTGGCCGCCATCCTGCCGGAATTGTCGGCGAGGGCGCACTGGGACATCGTTTTCTACAATGCCGGCGTCGACGTCCATGCCGAGGACCGGCTCGGCAGGCTGGCGCTTTCCAATGATGGCCTGCGCGCCCGCGATACGATGGTGATCGATCGTTTCCGCGCGATCGGCATTCCCGTCTGCGGTGTCATCGGCGGCGGTTATTCCACCGATGTGCCTGCGTTGGCGGCACGGCATGCCATCCTGTTCGAGGTGGCTTCCGGCACGGCTTGATACCTTGTGTCTTCGACCTGAAGCTCGAGAGCCGAAGACGTAGCTACAAGCTTCTCAGGAATATCAGGCTGGGAGCAAAAAAGTACTCGCCTCCCTGCATCT includes:
- a CDS encoding histone deacetylase, with amino-acid sequence MPLQIVHHPDYDAGFATNHRFPMSKYPLLMETLHARGLAGPEALNTAEPAQASWLKLAHAADYVDQVISCSVPEKIEREIGFPVGPRVSLRAQLATGGTILAARLALRHGIACNTAGGSHHARRAHGAGFCTFNDVAVASLVLLAESAAQNILVVDLDVHQGDGTADILSDEPRVFTFSMHGERNYPVRKIASDLDIALPDGTGDVAYLERLAAILPELSARAHWDIVFYNAGVDVHAEDRLGRLALSNDGLRARDTMVIDRFRAIGIPVCGVIGGGYSTDVPALAARHAILFEVASGTA